From the genome of Aspergillus chevalieri M1 DNA, chromosome 8, nearly complete sequence, one region includes:
- a CDS encoding TFIIIC subunit 6 family protein (COG:S;~EggNog:ENOG410PQHG;~InterPro:IPR019481;~PFAM:PF10419) produces the protein MSLDASPLAAPVPSANADSDSDSDWEYEYSTETESFYLNLDLTSVHGPLRPPRRRNASAPNNNNAANEPDADPDPDADADFSRPLETTESDANDPTRHAAASASASAGAQDRLQILGLHTLNPIVSYQNQVFSCSWAEQIGTELFFTRPDELITTITTTGAAENDLEPLARGKDFDLIAATSAKILGRKANLISSSEPSTTTPSTSTSNLPKSSMSSNQARFLDRLSSVKQAKGETDTVRTVYSMRRTQNLEDRVRGWARTEEQLTEVQRLQEAVLRGDEGAMAALEKVYRDLQGNDGDGDGGA, from the exons ATGTCTCTAGACGCTTCTCCCTTGGCTGCGCCCGTTCCCAGCGCCAACGCAGATTCCGATTCCGATTCCGACTGGGAATACGAATACTCCACGGAAACAGAG TCCTTCTACCTGAACCTCGACTTAACTTCAGTGCATGGCCCCCTTCGTCCGCCGCGGCGCCGTAATGCATCCGCGCCTAATAATAATAACGCTGCTAATGAACCCGACGCGGACCCGGACCCCGACGCGGACGCGGACTTTTCTCGCCCTCTAGAAACCACCGAGTCCGACGCCAATGATCCCACCAGACATGCAGCTGCGAGTGCGAGTGCGAGTGCCGGTGCCCAAGACCGTCTCCAAATCCTCGGCCTCCACACGTTGAATCCCATTGTCTCGTACCAGAACCAGGTCTTCAGTTGTTCCTGGGCCGAGCAGATCGGGACCGAGTTGTTTTTTACAAGGCCGGATGAactcatcaccaccatcaccaccacggGTGCAGCGGAAAATGATCTTGAGCCGCTGGCACGTGGCAAGGATTTCGACTTGATTGCTGCAACCAGTGCCAAAATCCTCGGTCGCAAGGCGAATCTTATTTCTAGTTCTGAACCTTCTACTACCACCCCATCTACGTCTACATCTAACCTCCCAAAATCATCAATGTCGTCAAATCAAGCGCGTTTCCTCGACCGCTTGTCCAGCGTTAAACAGGCCAAAGGTGAAACAGACACCGTGCGAACAGTATACAGCATGCGCCGGACGCAGAATCTCGAAGACAGAGTGCGCGGGTGGGCCAGGACCGAGGAGCAATTGACAGAGGTTCAGCGATTACAGGAAGCCGTGCTCCGCGGGGACGAGGGTGCGATGGCGGCGTTGGAAAAGGTTTATCGGGATTTGCAGGGTAATGATGGTGACGGTGACGGGGGTGCGTAG
- the VPS62 gene encoding uncharacterized protein (COG:S;~EggNog:ENOG410PIDW;~InterPro:IPR009291;~SECRETED:SignalP(1-27)), translating to MARKTKATIAFLSTLIIYVSLNSLAHTINPSAFIWSSEDREETPWIASSHSWLDRKACRWLGLCGTAHVQAVQTRFGHRKISAEAQVLPDSGESEPGNSDQNINGPWQTAWSTGPDLSDQWDDAERARRQIPAYVFEYAPLVHLFSGEQFWPCDIAEHLFHVTPFLNYTPIQSQAKHATLRDLDQLNRWQQNGHVFLTSNDNVEDRPPWMEGAHNIPDQTTAKEESWADWDGRVDGDIPGEEDRAQWFDTSDIREDEPCDEVDEGEDVFIQSDLANALADLDPERLFGDGEDSELEEELRKRYGGQRIHVEKTGGRSNAPAVLVVIDKGNGIVDAFWFYFYSFNLGNVVFDVRFGNHIGDWEHCLVRFHNGKPKALFFSAHSAGEAYSYEAVEKIGRRPVIYSAMGTHAMYATPGIHSYILPWGLLHDQTDRGPLWDPLLNAHTYTYSPANDTLLASTANPSAPTEWFYYEGHWGDKFYPLGDHRQYRFAGQYHYVNGPLGPRFKHLNRHKVCQGPDNAPCVVKDWIYEEKGAKRWVS from the exons ATGGCCCGAAAGACCAAAGCCACGATCGCTTTCTTGTCAACTTTAATCATCTATGTCTCCCTCAATAGTCTGGCTCATACCATCAACCCCTCAGCTTTTATCTGGTCCTCcgaagacagagaagagaCGCCGTGGATTGCTTCCTCGCACTCATGGCTCGACCGCAAAGCCTGTCGCTGGTTAGGTTTATGCGGTACAGCTCATGTCCAGGCCGTCCAGACCCGCTTCGGTCACCGCAAGATCTCCGCCGAAGCCCAAGTTCTGCCAGATAGCGGAGAATCAGAACCAGGAAACTCCGATCAAAATATTAATGGGCCCTGGCAGACCGCTTGGTCCACTGGGCCGGATCTGTCGGATCAATGGGACGATGCCGAACGGGCGCGTCGGCAGATCCCGGCCTACGTCTTTGAGTATGCGCCGTTGGTCCACCTGTTTTCGGGGGAGCAATTTTGGCCCTGCGATATCGCCGAGCATTTGTTCCATGTCACGCCATTTCTGAATTATACCCCGATTCAGTCGCAGGCGAAGCATGCGACGTTGCGCGATTTGGATCAGTTGAATCGGTGGCAGCAGAATGGGCATGTTTTCTTGACGAGCAATGATAATGTCGAAGACCGTCCGCCGTGGATGGAGGGTGCGCATAACATTCCCGACCAGACTACTGCTAAGGAGGAGTCCTGGGCTGATTGGGATGGCCGCGTCGACGGCGACATCCCCGGCGAGGAAGACCGGGCGCAATGGTTCGACACTAGTGACATTCGCGAAGACGAACCATGTGATGAGGTCGACGAAGGGGAGGACGTGTTTATCCAAAGTGATCTAGCCAATGCACTGGCCGATCTGGACCCCGAACGTCTCTTTGGCGACGGCGAGGACAGCGAGCTTGAAGAAGAACTCCGCAAACGCTATGGCGGCCAGCGCATCCACGTCGAGAAGACCGGAGGCCGCAGCAATGCGCCGGCCGTTCTAGTGGTCATTGACAAGGGCAATGGCATCGTCGACGCCTTTTGGTTTTACTTTTACAGCTTTAACCTGGGCAATGTCGTATTCGATGTCCGTTTTGGCAACCATATCGGAGACTGGGAGCACTGTCTTGTTCGGTTCCACAATGGCAAGCCCAAGGCACTCTTCTTCAGTGCCCATTCCGCCGGCGAGGCGTACAGCTACGAAGCAGTCGAGAAGATCGGGCGTCGG CCCGTCATCTACTCCGCAATGGGAACCCACGCCATGTACGCCACCCCAGGAATCCACTCCTACATCCTCCCTTGGGGCCTGCTCCACGACCAAACCGACCGCGGCCCCCTCTGGGACCCCCTCCTCAACGCCCATACCTACACCTACTCCCCAGCAAACGACACGCTCCTCGCCTCAACTGCCAACCCGTCCGCGCCCACAGAATGGTTCTACTACGAGGGCCACTGGGGCGACAAGTTCTACCCACTAGGCGACCACCGCCAGTACCGGTTCGCCGGGCAGTATCACTACGTGAATGGACCCTTGGGGCCACGGTTTAAGCACCTGAATCGGCATAAGGTGTGTCAGGGTCCTGATAACGCGCCGTGCGTGGTTAAGGACTGGATTTACGAGGAGAAGGGGGCGAAGAGGTGGGTGAGTTGA